The Sandaracinobacteroides saxicola nucleotide sequence TATATCCAGATACACCATAAGATCCTGAACGAGGTGGAGCGCCACATCCCGGTCACCAAAGTCTGTTCGATCGACGAATTCGCCTGCCGGCTGCTGGACAACGAGAATGACCCCGCCCACGCGCTGGCGCTGGCGAAACGCATCAAGGCGGGCATCGCCCGGAATGTCGGCGAATGCCTGACCAGCAGCATCGGCATCGCGCCGACACGGCTGCTCGCCAAGATCGCAGGCGACATGCAGAAGCCGGACGGGCTGACCCTGATCGAGGCGCATGAGCTGCCGCAGCGGCTCTATCCGCTGCCGCTGCGGGACATTCCCGGTGTCGGCGCGAAGATGGAGGCGCGGCTGGCGGCGCGCGGCATCACCACCATGCAGGCGCTGCTGGAACGCAACCCGATGGCCGCGGGCAGCGCCTGGGGCAGCGTGGTCGGCGCCCGCTTGTGGTGGATGCTGCACGGGCATGAAATCGCCGATGCGCCGGCGAAATCGAAGTCGCTGGGGCACAGCCATGTGCTGGCACCGCAGCTGCGCGATGCCGAAACGGTGCGGCTGACGGCGCGGCGGCTGCTGCTGAAGGCGGCCACGCGCCTGCGCAGCGGCGATTTCCTGACCCGGCATGTCACGCTGCACGCCCGGTTCGAGGATCGATATGGCTGGGCGGAGACGCGGCGCGTGGCGCCGACCAACGACAGCTATCCCCTGCTGGAGGCGCTGGGCGACCTGTGGCCGGTGCTGCACCAGGTGATCCGGGCGCGCGGCGTGCGGGTGCGCACCATCGGCGTGACGTTCGACGATATCGCGCCGCGCATCGGCGCGCAGGGCAACCTGTTCGAATTCGCCGCCACCCGACCCGTGCGCACGCCGGCGCTGTCCGCCGCGCTTGACCGCCTGAACCGCCGCTTCGGCCGCGATACCGTCACCCTCGGCCCACCCCCCGTTGGCCGGGCGCGGGAAATGGGCGCCAAGATCGCCTTCGGGCAGATTCCGGAGCGCGCCGAATTCCACGCTTGATTGCGCTTGCCCTGCCCCTCCCCTAAAGCCGCGCGCATGACCGACATCACCCCGCAGATCGTCGCCGAACATGGCCTTTCGCCCGACGAATATGAGCGCATCGTCGCCGCCATGGGGCGCACGCCGAACCTGCTGGAACTGGGCATCTTCTCGGTCATGTGGTCCGAACATTGCAGCTATAAATCCACGCGCCTGCATCTCGCCAAGCTGCCCACCAAAGCCCCCTGGGTGATCCAGGGGCCGGGGGAGAATGCCGGCGTGATCGACATCGGCGATGGTCTCGCCGCCATCTTCAAGATGGAGAGCCACAACCACCCCAGCTTCATCGAACCCTATCAGGGCGCGGCGACCGGCGTGGGCGGTATCATGCGCGACGTGTTCACCATGGGCGCGCGGCCCGTCGCCAACCTGAACGCGCTGCGCTTCGGCGCGCCCGACCATCCGAAGACCCGCCACCTGCTGCGCGGCGTCGTCGCCGGCATCGGCGGCTATGGCAATTGCGTCGGCGTGCCGACCGTGGGCGGGGAGGTGAATTTCCACCCCAGCTACAACGGCAACATCCTGGTGAACGCCATGACCGTCGGCATCGCCCGCGCCGACCGCATCTTCTATTCGGCGGCCGCCGGCATCGGCAATCCCGTGGTCTATGTCGGCAGCAAGACCGGGCGGGACGGCATCCATGGCGCCACCATGGCCAGCGCCGAGTTCGACGCTGACAGCGAGGAGAAGCGGCCGACGGTACAGGTCGGCGACCCGTTCATGGAGAAATTGCTGATCGAGGCCTGTCTTGAGCTGATGGAGACCGACGCCATCGTCGCCATCCAGGACATGGGGGCGGCGGGGCTGACCAGCAGCAGTGTCGAGATGGCATCGAAGGGCGGCGTCGGCATCCACCTGAAGCTGGATGACGTGCCGCAGCGCGAGAGCGGGATGACACCCTATGAAATGATGCTGTCGGAATCGCAGGAACGCATGCTGATGATCCTGAAGCCCGGGCGGGAGGCGGAGGCGGAGGCGATCTTCCGCAAATGGGCGCTGGATTTCGCGGTGATCGGCAGCGTGACCAATACCGGCCGGCTGGTGCTGGAGCATGGCGGCGCGATCGTGGGCGACCTGCCGCTGGCACCCATCGGCGACGAGGCACCGAAATATGACCGTCCCTGGGTGCCGACGCCGAAGCGGGCACCCCTGGGGCCGGTGGCGGAATCGGGCGACCTGCTGGCAGACCTCGCCACGCTGATGGCCAGCCCGGACGTCGCCAGCCGGCGCTGGATCTGGGAACAATATGATTGCGAGGTCGGCGCGGACACGGTGCAGCGGCCCGGCGGCGATGCGGCGGTGGTGCGGGTGCACGGCACGGCCAAGGGCCTGGCGATGACCACCGATTGCACGCCGCGCTATGTCTTTGCCGATCCGGTGGAGGGCGGGAAGCAGGCGATCGCGGAAGCCTGGCGCAACCTGTGCGCGGTGGGGGCGAAGCCGCTGGCGGTGACCGACTGCATGAATTTTGCAGCACCCACGCGGCCGGAGGTGATGGGGCAGTTCGTGGGTGCCATCGAGGGCATGGCGGCGGCCTGCGCCGCGCTCGACTTTCCGGTCGTGTCAGGGAATTGCAGCCTGTACAACGAGACCGAGGGGCGCGGCATCCTGCCGACCCCGGCGATCGGCGCGGTCGGCCTGCTCGACGACTGGAGCCACAGCGCCAGCATCGCGCTGAAGGCCGCGGGCGACGAGATCTGGCTGCTGGGCGGCCTGCCCGGGCATCTCGGGCAGAGCCTGTGGCTGCGCGACGTGCGCGGCAGGGAGGACGGCCCGCCGCCGCCGGTCGACCTGGCGGCCGAACGCGCCGCCGGCGATGATGTCCGCGCCGCCATCGCGGCCGGGCTGGTCACCGCGGTGCACGACCTCAGCGACGGCGGCCTGCTGGTGGCGCTGGCGGAAATGGCGCTGGCCGGCGGATGCGGCGCGTCGCTCGACACGCCGCTCACCACGGCGCAGGCCTTTGGCGAGGACCAGGGCCGCTATCTGCTGACCCTTCCCGCCGGCACCCCGCCGCCACCGACCGGGCTGCCGCTGCGGCTGATCGGCACGGCGGGCGGCGATTCGATCGTCCTCGCCGATGGGACCAGCGTGCCGCTGGCCAGCCTTCGCGCCGCGCACGAAGGCTGGCTGCCGGCGCTCATGCAGGCTGTTTAGCGTCGGCCTCCAGCCAGCGCAGGATGGTTTCCGGGTCGCTCACCTCATAGGGGTCGCCGCCCTCGCCCTCGTCGTTGCGGCCCGGCTCCTCGAAAAAGGCTTCGATGATGCCGTCGTTGACGACCATCGAATAGCGCCAGCTGCGCCAGCCGAAGCCGAGGTGGTCCTTGTTCACCAGCATCCCCAGCCCGCGGGTGAAATGCCCGCTGCCGTCGGGAATCAGCGCCACGCGCTTCAGCCCCAGTTTCAGGCCCCACTGGTACATCACGAAGGCGTCGTTGACGCTCAGGCAATA carries:
- a CDS encoding Y-family DNA polymerase; translated protein: MFSCAMLRWLYLDLNSFFASVHQQLRPELRGRPVAVGPESVDSGTIIAASYEAKAFGVKTGMRVGEAKLRCPGLVFVGSGHDAYIQIHHKILNEVERHIPVTKVCSIDEFACRLLDNENDPAHALALAKRIKAGIARNVGECLTSSIGIAPTRLLAKIAGDMQKPDGLTLIEAHELPQRLYPLPLRDIPGVGAKMEARLAARGITTMQALLERNPMAAGSAWGSVVGARLWWMLHGHEIADAPAKSKSLGHSHVLAPQLRDAETVRLTARRLLLKAATRLRSGDFLTRHVTLHARFEDRYGWAETRRVAPTNDSYPLLEALGDLWPVLHQVIRARGVRVRTIGVTFDDIAPRIGAQGNLFEFAATRPVRTPALSAALDRLNRRFGRDTVTLGPPPVGRAREMGAKIAFGQIPERAEFHA
- the purL gene encoding phosphoribosylformylglycinamidine synthase subunit PurL, with translation MTDITPQIVAEHGLSPDEYERIVAAMGRTPNLLELGIFSVMWSEHCSYKSTRLHLAKLPTKAPWVIQGPGENAGVIDIGDGLAAIFKMESHNHPSFIEPYQGAATGVGGIMRDVFTMGARPVANLNALRFGAPDHPKTRHLLRGVVAGIGGYGNCVGVPTVGGEVNFHPSYNGNILVNAMTVGIARADRIFYSAAAGIGNPVVYVGSKTGRDGIHGATMASAEFDADSEEKRPTVQVGDPFMEKLLIEACLELMETDAIVAIQDMGAAGLTSSSVEMASKGGVGIHLKLDDVPQRESGMTPYEMMLSESQERMLMILKPGREAEAEAIFRKWALDFAVIGSVTNTGRLVLEHGGAIVGDLPLAPIGDEAPKYDRPWVPTPKRAPLGPVAESGDLLADLATLMASPDVASRRWIWEQYDCEVGADTVQRPGGDAAVVRVHGTAKGLAMTTDCTPRYVFADPVEGGKQAIAEAWRNLCAVGAKPLAVTDCMNFAAPTRPEVMGQFVGAIEGMAAACAALDFPVVSGNCSLYNETEGRGILPTPAIGAVGLLDDWSHSASIALKAAGDEIWLLGGLPGHLGQSLWLRDVRGREDGPPPPVDLAAERAAGDDVRAAIAAGLVTAVHDLSDGGLLVALAEMALAGGCGASLDTPLTTAQAFGEDQGRYLLTLPAGTPPPPTGLPLRLIGTAGGDSIVLADGTSVPLASLRAAHEGWLPALMQAV
- a CDS encoding peroxiredoxin — its product is MIGRRVPDVTFRTRVRDASIGGDNPFRWQDMTSADYFAGKRVVLFGLPGAFTPTCSNEQCPAYERSMDAFARHGVSEVYCLSVNDAFVMYQWGLKLGLKRVALIPDGSGHFTRGLGMLVNKDHLGFGWRSWRYSMVVNDGIIEAFFEEPGRNDEGEGGDPYEVSDPETILRWLEADAKQPA